One genomic window of Garra rufa chromosome 24, GarRuf1.0, whole genome shotgun sequence includes the following:
- the phex gene encoding phosphate-regulating neutral endopeptidase PHEX yields MEMERLGREGSKPSAGPNTLLKAALAVCVCVCIALLIAVITVSHRASNDDFCLTPHCIEAAGSILSKLDQSVEPCNDFYQYACGGWLRDNPIPEDSSSYGIYPWLRQNVDLKLKELLERPVGGDDIEAVKKAKVLYASCMNESALEIVDAKPLLKNLKQKEFRWPVLGDALGSSSRWVESHFNLLETLAQIRSQHSKSVLIRLFVSPDDKNSNQYIIKLDQASLSLSSREDYITNTTEAQMYREALLRLMVDVAVMLGANEQDAEAQMKPVLDFEVKLAQIVIPYENRTSENMYNKYSLSKLQRTVPDFNWLGFVRAVIDTELYPDLKISSSEQVIVRAPQYFKDLFKLINTTETRTVANYVIWRSVFSRITTLSRRFLYRYLDFARVTTGTTSLTPRWDKCVNYVENTLIYATGRLFVDKHFQEDKKHMMEELINGIRWAFIDMLENENDWMDEETKRKATDKAHAVLAKVGYPDFILNDTYINEDIKRLSFSELDYFGNVMQTLQFIAQSDIGWLRKTVPRTEWFTNPTTVNAFYSSSTNQIRFPAGELQKPFFWGLDYPRSLSYGAIGVIVGHELTHGFDNNGRKYDKDGNLDQWWSNSSITRFTEKTQCMIDQYNSYYWKEAGLNVKGKRTLAENIADNGGMRESFRAYRRWIEKERAGVEEPLLPGVGLTNNQLFFLSYAHVRCNAYRPEAARDQIQSGAHSPPKYRVIGAMSNYEEFRKAFNCHERSVMNRGAESCRVW; encoded by the exons CATCACGG TATCACACAGAGCAAGCAATGATGACTTCTGCCTCACTCCACACTGTATTGAAGCAG CCGGTTCCATTCTGAGTAAGTTGGATCAGTCAGTAGAACCATGTAATGATTTCTACCAGTACGCATGTGGAGGCTGGCTCCGGGACAACCCCATTCCAGAAGACTCATCCAGCTATGGGATTTACCCATGGCTCAGACAGAATGTAGACCTCAAGCTCAAAG AGTTGTTAGAGCGGCCCGTCGGGGGAGATGACATTGAGGCAGTGAAGAAGGCCAAAGTCCTCTACGCGTCCTGCATGAATGAAT CTGCTTTGGAGATTGTGGATGCAAAACCTCTGCTGAAGAATCTAAAGCAAAAGGAATTCCGCTGGCCTGTTTTAGGAGATGCCTTGGGCTCTTCCTCGCGGTGGGTGGAGTCTCATTTTAACTTGCTGGAGACACTGGCGCAGATACGCAGTCAGCACAGCAAGTCCGTCCTCATTCGGCTTTTTGTCTCTCCTGATGACAAGAACTCAAACCAGTACATCATTAAG CTGGATCAGGCCTCTTTGTCACTGTCATCCAGAGAAGATTACATCACCAACACAACGGAGGCACAAATG TACCGAGAAGCTCTTTTAAGGTTGATGGTTGACGTTGCTGTCATGCTAGGAGCCAATGAGCAGGATGCCGAGGCTCAGATGAAACCGGTACTTGACTTTGAAGTCAAACTTGCACAG ATTGTGATCCCCTATGAGAACCGCACCAGTGAGAACATGTACAACAAGTACAGCTTGTCCAAACTGCAGCGCACTGTTCCAGAT TTTAACTGGCTGGGTTTTGTCCGAGCAGTGATTGACACTGAGCTGTACCCAGACCTGAAAATCTCCTCTTCGGAGCAGGTGATCGTACGTGCCCCACAGTACTTTAAAGACCTCTTCAAACTCATCAACACCACAGAAACCAG GACAGTTGCCAATTACGTCATATGGAGATCAGTTTTTTCCAGAATCACCACCTTGAGCCGACGCTTTCTCTACAGATACCTGGACTTTGCTCGG GTTACCACAGGGACCACCTCTCTGACCCCTCGCTGGGACAAGTGTGTGAATTATGTAGAAAACACACTCATCTATGCCACCGGTAGGCTCTTTGTCGATAAGCATTTCCAGGAGGACAAGAAACACATG ATGGAGGAATTGATAAATGGTATCAGATGGGCATTTATTGACATGCTTGAGAATGAGAATGACTGGATGGATGAAGAAACAAAGAGAAAAGCAACAGACAAG GCTCATGCAGTGTTGGCGAAAGTGGGTTACCCAGACTTCATCTTAAATGACACCTATATTAACGAGGACATCAAACGA TTGTCATTTTCTGAGTTGGACTACTTTGGGAATGTCATGCAGACCCTGCAGTTCATAGCTCAGTCTGACATCGGCTGGCTGAGGAAAACAGTCCCACGCACAGA gtGGTTCACCAACCCAACAACAGTAAATGCATTTTACAGCTCCTCTACCAACCAGATCA GGTTCCCTGCGGGAGAACTTCAGAAGCCATTTTTCTGGGGACTTGACTACCCTCG ATCCCTGAGCTATGGAGCCATTGGTGTAATTGTGGGGCATGAATTGACCCATGGCTTTGATAACAATG GCAGAAAATACGACAAAGATGGGAACCTGGACCAGTGGTGGAGCAACTCCTCAATCACCCGCTTCACCGAAAAGACACAATGCATGATTGACCAGTACAACAGTTACTACTGGAAAGAGGCGGGGCTAAAT GTTAAGGGGAAGAGGACTCTGGCAGAGAACATTGCTGACAATGGAGGGATGAGAGAATCTTTCAGG GCGTATAGGAGATGGATTGAAAAAGAGAGAGCAGGAGTCGAGGAGCCTCTCCTACCTGGTGTGGGTTTGACCAACAACCAGCTGTTTTTCCTTAGTTATGCTCAT GTTCGCTGTAATGCCTACAGACCAGAAGCAGCACGCGATCAGATCCAGAGTGGAGCTCACAGCCCTCCTAAATATAG GGTTATCGGGGCGATGAGCAACTATGAAGAGTTCCGTAAAGCTTTTAACTGCCATGAGAGATCAGTCATGAACAGGGGGGCGGAGTCCTGTCGAGTGTGGTAA